One stretch of Hydrogenimonas thermophila DNA includes these proteins:
- a CDS encoding Ppx/GppA phosphatase family protein, with protein sequence MAKRTAIIDIGSNSARMVVFERTSRFGFHLINETRSRVRISEGAYDNNGHLQSEAIDRAISALSQFLIIARSYKTHKILCVATSAVRDAPNKKYFLKRVEKELGLKIKVIDGKKEAWLGGVAAANLLPITDGITIDIGGGSTELALIQNRRIVETFSLDIGTVRLKELFFDKKLPIEDAKEYINHTLAKLPETFKSKQAIGIGGTIRAIAKAIMQRNEHPIEKVHAFSFSIKDEGKFIQKVSQSPIMKLKKIGIKKDRLDTIRPGALIFWNLLEKIGAQNVISSGVGVREGLFLSDLLRNSNHLFPHNFNPSVRSLQDRFSIDTKLAANISSTAEAIFNALQEPFKLPNDAKKHIKIAAKLSQIGIGLDFYGYHKHSAYMIMNNLNYGFTHEEMILIATLIRFNKRRLPKNSFTRPYKKLLPDDKTLSWLSYIVSLSQTIHFSREKGKVSVTYKNGVLNIDTPFDNYLAKERIKELEKPASIAILFS encoded by the coding sequence ATGGCAAAACGCACCGCCATCATTGATATTGGGTCTAACTCCGCCAGGATGGTGGTGTTTGAAAGAACCAGCCGTTTTGGTTTCCATCTGATTAATGAGACAAGAAGTCGTGTACGTATTAGTGAGGGAGCCTATGACAATAACGGTCATCTGCAATCAGAAGCCATAGATAGAGCCATTTCTGCTCTATCTCAATTTTTAATAATAGCACGCAGCTATAAAACACATAAAATTCTTTGCGTTGCAACTTCAGCAGTTAGAGATGCCCCAAATAAAAAATATTTTCTCAAAAGAGTTGAAAAAGAGTTAGGACTTAAAATAAAAGTTATAGATGGTAAAAAAGAGGCTTGGCTTGGAGGAGTGGCTGCTGCAAATCTTTTACCAATAACTGACGGCATTACCATAGATATTGGCGGTGGTTCTACAGAACTAGCACTCATCCAAAATAGACGTATTGTAGAAACCTTTTCATTAGATATTGGAACAGTAAGACTAAAAGAGCTCTTTTTTGATAAAAAACTACCTATTGAAGATGCAAAAGAATACATAAACCATACTCTTGCAAAACTTCCTGAAACATTTAAATCTAAACAAGCAATTGGTATTGGCGGTACAATACGTGCAATTGCGAAAGCTATAATGCAACGCAATGAGCATCCAATAGAAAAAGTACATGCCTTCAGCTTTTCAATTAAGGATGAAGGTAAGTTCATTCAAAAAGTATCGCAATCACCAATAATGAAACTTAAAAAAATTGGAATAAAAAAAGATCGTTTAGATACAATTAGACCAGGAGCTCTTATCTTTTGGAATCTGTTAGAAAAAATCGGTGCTCAAAATGTAATTAGCAGTGGAGTAGGAGTAAGAGAGGGACTGTTTTTAAGTGATCTTCTTAGAAACAGTAATCATCTATTTCCTCATAACTTTAACCCTAGTGTTAGAAGTTTGCAGGATCGTTTTTCTATAGATACAAAACTAGCTGCAAATATCTCTTCAACAGCAGAAGCTATATTTAATGCTCTTCAAGAACCATTCAAACTTCCTAATGATGCAAAAAAACATATAAAAATAGCTGCAAAACTTTCTCAAATAGGTATAGGGCTAGATTTCTACGGATATCATAAACATAGTGCTTATATGATTATGAATAATCTTAACTACGGATTTACTCACGAAGAGATGATTTTAATAGCAACTCTTATACGCTTCAATAAACGCAGATTGCCAAAAAACAGTTTTACTCGTCCATATAAAAAACTGTTGCCAGATGATAAAACACTCTCTTGGCTTAGTTACATTGTATCACTATCACAAACAATACATTTTAGCAGGGAAAAAGGTAAAGTGAGTGTTACATACAAAAATGGGGTTTTAAACATAGATACACCATTTGATAACTATCTTGCAAAAGAGCGAATTAAAGAGTTGGAAAAACCTGCATCAATTGCTATTTTATTCTCTTAA